Part of the Paeniglutamicibacter sulfureus genome, CGCGTTGATCGACACCACCTACATTGACAACGCCGCCGATGCCATCGTGCGCGGGCTTGAACGCATGGAACACGCCCACGGCCGGGCCCTGGTTATCACCAACGGAGAACCGCGCCCGGTGGGCGAATTGATCTCCGGGATCTGCCGCGCCGGCGGCGTGCCCGCACCCCGCCTCAGCGTCCCGGGCTGGCTGGCCCGCGGCGCGGGCTCGCTCATCGAGCGCGCCTGGCTGGCCGCAGGATCACGAAACCTGGTGCACGACGAGCCGCCCATGACCAGGTTCCTGGCAGAGCAGCTCTCGACAGCGCATTGGTTCGACCAGCGCGAGACCCGCGAGGTGCTGGATTGGGCACCCCGGGTGGGAATCGACGAGGGCCTGAAGCGCCTCGCCGCGCACTACGGCGGCACCGCCCCCGGGCAGTAGCAAACTCGAACCGACGGGTATTTCAGTTCCCTGGACCGGCTCCCGTCGCCGAGTCCCTGCGTGCCGGCCTCGGGGCATCGGGGGCCGATGCGTTCAGCAGCATCGCGCTGCCGATCCCCCAGGCCGCACCGGCCACCAGGGCGCCGATCGATGTGGGCAGGTGCATCGGCGAGCCGACGCCGGAGGCGCTGTCGAGCTGCCCCAGGGTGCCTGCCAGCATCATTCCGGTGGCAACCACGGCGCCGCCGGTGCACACGCCCAGGAGCAGCGGTCCCGCTTCCTGCTTGCCCCGGCTGGGCGGCAACAGTCCCAGCGTCGCCAGCCCGCACAGCACCACAATCGCCGCAACCCCGCCCCACACGGTCTGCGGCAAGCTCCCGGCGGCATCGGCGGTTCCACCCAGGTTCCAGTGGCTACCCAGTGCTTCGGGGAGCCGGCTTCCCAACAGCATCAGGTTTCCCACGTGAACCGCCACCAGCACCACGGCAGTTCCCCAGGCCAGTTTCAGCAGCAGCTTCCTGGAATGCAATTTCACGTCGTTGACTCCGATTCGTTCTTTCCGCGGTCGGCCCGATGGCATGTCGAATATCTCATTTGTCCAACACACTACCCCTTTAGGATTCCCGGGTGTGGAACGGGCGATTGCCCTCAGGTCGGCGAAGGCAGCGCTGAGACGGGTTCACGCGCGTGATGCGTCGGCACCCATGGTGGCGACACAATCCCGGACAACGGCGCAGTTTTGAAGGAAGCCCGAAGGCTCGCGGGTTAGGGTAGCCCCATCACCATTCCGCCCCGAAGGCACCAACGAAGGAGCGCTTTTCCATGCGACATGATTCCGGGACCGACTTCTCAGACTGGCTTCAAGGCCGGCCCGCAGATGCCCGGCACTCAAGCCGACCGGTTCTCATGGTCACGTGGTCAATCCAGGAGGGCTTTGGCGGGATGACGGCCATGTGCCTCAAACGTGCGGGTTTGTTCCACGAACGCGGGATTCCCAGCGCCGTGGTGACCTTCGATGCCATCCCCGAACTGGGGGCACTCCGCTCCAGCCTGGTCGAGGCCGGCAGGCTCAATCCGGATGTCCCGCTGCTCAATCTCCATGACTTTTACGCCGGCAATTCGCCGGCGCGCACAGACAGGCAGGTGCCGTCCCGCCCCCGCGCGGCCGAATGGGTGGAGGGTGCCAGGACGCATCGCTCAGACGATGGTTCGCTTTTCCACGTCGATTACCGAATGCCGGGCCGTGACACCGGCGCACTGCGTGAATACCATCGCATCGACGGGACGGTCTACCTGGTTGATTCGACGACGCCCGCTGAAGACGCCGCCCAAGAGAGCTCTCGGACGTTGCAACTTGTTGACCCTGACGGCTACGTCACCGCCACGTTCACCAGTGCAGCCAAACTCTACCGCCGCTTCCTCACCGAACTGGTTGACTTGGCACACGCGGACGTTGTGGTTGACAGCAAATACTCGGCCGGGTTCCTCTGGTCGTGGAAGCACCCCGAAGCGGTGAAAATCGTGAATTTCCATAGCACCCACGTGAGTCCGGGGAAGGACGCCCTGACGGGAAAACTCTCCGCCACCCACCAAAAGATCATCCAGAACCGCGACGCCTGGGACGGAATCACCTTCCTGACCGAATCCCAGCGGACCGCGTTCGTGCAGCGCTTCGGGGAAACGTCGAACACCTTCGTGATCAGCAATCCGGTGGACGGCCCGCGGACGCTGCCGGCATTTGGAGACCGCAAGCCCAACTCGGTGATCCATGTCGGTCGTTTCACCAAGGGTAAGAACATCGGCGAGTTATTGGAAATCGCCAAGAAGGTCGCCACGGCAGGGGTCCCGATACACCTGGATCTGGTGGGTGACGGGGACCAGCGTCCCGAGCTGGAGGCCAAGGTGCGCCAGCTCGGTGCCGAGGATCTCATCACATTCCACGGCCACGTCAATGACGTCGGCCAACGACTCCACCGAGCCCGTGTCCTGTTGCTTTGCAGCAAATTCGAGGGCCAGTCGCTGGCTATCCTCGAGGCGCAGGCGCACGGTTGCGTGCCGGTTGCCTACGATGTTGATTTCGGCCCCAGGGACGTGATCGAAAACCGACGCAATGGATTCCTGGTTCCCTTTGGAGAGCAGGAGACGGCGGTCCAGGCGGTGACGAGCCTGTTGACGGATGACTCGTTATGTGAAGCGATGTCCACCCAGGGATTCAATGACTCGGTACATTTCCGAAGC contains:
- a CDS encoding glycosyltransferase, translating into MTAMCLKRAGLFHERGIPSAVVTFDAIPELGALRSSLVEAGRLNPDVPLLNLHDFYAGNSPARTDRQVPSRPRAAEWVEGARTHRSDDGSLFHVDYRMPGRDTGALREYHRIDGTVYLVDSTTPAEDAAQESSRTLQLVDPDGYVTATFTSAAKLYRRFLTELVDLAHADVVVDSKYSAGFLWSWKHPEAVKIVNFHSTHVSPGKDALTGKLSATHQKIIQNRDAWDGITFLTESQRTAFVQRFGETSNTFVISNPVDGPRTLPAFGDRKPNSVIHVGRFTKGKNIGELLEIAKKVATAGVPIHLDLVGDGDQRPELEAKVRQLGAEDLITFHGHVNDVGQRLHRARVLLLCSKFEGQSLAILEAQAHGCVPVAYDVDFGPRDVIENRRNGFLVPFGEQETAVQAVTSLLTDDSLCEAMSTQGFNDSVHFRSDVIFGKWMEALDTARANRAGRDALTAANVRIAGIRFHPDGDMDLEVYVEIGEANLSRLCLQSRQRGIPDGNGIEIQPHHGDDSVFHFRLPADLRAQQPAGDALDLNLVLGIGSMTRTIRLGASPSMQTTPYFTVYGNLSLK